A segment of the Polyodon spathula isolate WHYD16114869_AA chromosome 14, ASM1765450v1, whole genome shotgun sequence genome:
ATCTAACTGTGCCCTGCACAGATGGAAAGACTACATATCATTTTTTTAGTAGCAGTTATATCTTTGTAAGGGTGTTTCAAATCAATAAGAATATTCTTTGTGTACTTTCAAATATAGTTTGACATTAAAGCAGTCCCAACTTCCAACTTCTACAAAATAGAACTTAAACACCAATTGTATACAAGACAAAACAGGCCTGGCGTTCCTGTAAtaccacattgttttgtttattttaaaatggtacaaTTTGATTTACaggcaaaaataataataggaGAGGAGTTTATCAGGCCTTTAAAAGTCACTGCATTAGATTTAAAAGGTGTTCTgtggaacaaaaacacaaataaaaaggcaGTGAACCCCATAGCCACACTAGTACAAGAAAACtgtgcaacacacacaaaaatgcaattaagaaaaaaaagaagttagagATTACAAATATTCAGACTTTATAAATAAGAAGTACTGTTCTATACATAAAACTGTATAAGTGTTGCACATCTTTCCTTAACAGTATGACTAAGGCTGAAGGCATATAAATGCACATGAATAAATTCAGCTGTGGTGGCGTGGGGGGAGGGGTTGGGGAATCATTTGGATTCTACTACAGTAGATATCTCAGATCACTTAAAAGGATAAATAACAattgaaattagtttttaaaatggCTGTATCCTTTAAAGCACATGATGAAAAGAGGTCTTAATAGGGTTAAATAAGACTGCTTGGGTCTTCCTCCTTTactataacataaaaaaaacacaattcagtgATTATGTTTCAGGCACTAACTGTTCAATACAAATTACAGAGAGATAAGTTACCAATATAAGGAAATCTATTTCAATAGTCACAGttgatacatgtattttaaaatatactacCAATATTAAAAGGCACAATACTGATTTTCTGAAAGTCAAGCACATAATGTGACATTGATATAAACTGCCAGGAAACATTACAGccatatcaattttttttttttttgttatgtttgggacaaaaatataagaaacaaacccttaggtttatttatttggctTCTTTTAAAGAAGCTACAAAACATAGGGGTACTGaaagtttaaaatttaaaagaaaaaaaaagtaatttctaaaATCTTTTCAGTCCTTTGgcgatttttttcccccactcaaATTATCTAAAAAGTGGCAGATCTATGAGACAACAAAAATTCAGCCATGTGTACAAGCAAGCATATTAtaccacagaaatatatataGCGCTTTGGGATGTGGAGGTGTTTCTGATGGACAGgacctaaaaaaagaaagggGCATTCTCAGATTCAGTCCTGAAACATTTAAGATTATATTTACACATAAAAATGAACATGTCCTCACgctacatcataataataataaaaaacattcacacaaaaatataacatttgaaataattaatagcaCCAGTGTATCAGGTAAATTTTGCAATGCAAATGTACAAAGTTGCatagtgtgtgtttatgtttgcattaataaaatgttaatatttctgCTTTATGATTTGAGATACACCTGTATAAAGCAGcagttgcaaagaaaaaaaaaaactagtgttataaaaaataattttacagaaattaaatcCCACTTTAAGATTCCACAGAAATACTCTGGAAGCATAAAATGGGATCAACACAGGGTCGGAAATAAGGCTCTTATTGCGttgcagtttcatccattccaggttgtactaggagcttgattagccaaaatgtacaggtaacaagctcaggtgtatcttatgaaactcatagcaaaaccaggaatggatcaaactgctatgaaatggaAGCCTTATTTCCAACCCTGGATCAACATTTCTCTTCCACAAGTACATCACAGATTTTGATTTTGCTAGAATAAGaccaactttttttaaaatgttgtcatcTGCTGAGTGTTGTCACTATGAATACTGCCTGGAGTGAATTACAGAGCAATCAAAGAAGTGATCAAGTGTAAAgataaaggataaaaaaaaaaaaaaaataggatccTTCACTGCTAGTTCTAGCTGTGTGACAAAGTCAAGAGACAAACCTACATGTACAGCTTATTTATTCCAGAGACTTTGAAAACAGAAACCAAGAGAAGCTGGTAGTGAATAACTTGTGTGTACGGGTCTGTTTAGTCTCTTAGGTTAAGTAAGGGAGTGCCTGGTGGTTAGATCTGCATGGCCTTccttggagaaaaaacaaaacagtttttagtcATCTGGGTTCTACACTGTAGATCTGTCACTCAACCACAACACTGGAACCAGACaccaacaagaacaaaaaaataggaTTTTCCTTTATATTCTGCACCTCATCTTAGAAAAACAGCTGCAGCTCTTAaccgttttattattttttttttatccaaattcTTTCACccaaagtattaaaaaatgtaaaaaaaaaaaaaaaaaaaaaaaaaaagaagatgctGGTGTTCTGtattgaattaattaaaacaaaaccaaaaaaaaatgattttggtaAAGTAAGGCACTGTCACTTCAGATATTAGATGAAGGGCTGGTAAAGTGGGGGTTGCACGTAGGTTAGGGTGTTTCTATGGAGGGGGTGTTGAAGCAGCCGGAAGGTAGCGTGTTCTTGATGTCTTCCAGGTTGTCAATGTCCGCTCTGATCTCCCCGATCTGCCGGTCGTAGTCCTTGATCATGTCCTCTTGCTGCTTTGCAGCAGTGTTCAGCTCAGCCAGCTTCCGGTCCAGTTCGTTGTCCTTCATTTGGTTCTTGGCCTTAGCCAGTGATTCCTCAATCTCCTTCAGCTTGTTGAGGTCCACATTGTCAACGTCACCTACAGAgtgaaagataaaaataaaaaaaaataaataggccAGCCACTTATCTAAAACACATCCACATGCAAACTtctgtataaaattatttaacacactaccatgaggaaaaaaaaaacagaaaaaaaaggttatgtttTCTATGATAAAGCACAAATGTGTAGAGACAGCATATACAGTACTTCCATATACTATATCGTATACACTGAGGATTTCTGCATACATACTTTCAAGATCTCTACTGTAACCTCAGTAGAAGTGGTGATGGTTACCTAGTTGTCCGAGTAGATTACTAATGGTGCCCAAGACATTCTTCACTGCATTCTTTGCTTTTCTGGCATTATCTTCAGCTTCTTGGGCTGCCTGGGAGGCCTACAGAACAAAAGACAACAATTATCTTCGTTATACTGTACATGGGTGCAGTGctccagatctttttttttttctggtcagcAGTAATCCCTCTCAGAATTTTGTCAGCAGGAGTCACTTTTAATTTCCCACAGACtgcagttgtacagttttgtgatAATAAATAAGTCAGAGTTTACCCtggcttttatatttttgtagtgttttgtagACTAATCCTTAGAATACACTTTAGTCACTACTGGTAAGGAATCCTCAAGGGGCTTTACACCCTGCTTTTACTCTGTAACTTAAATTACTATAAACAGATATACTGCACACAGTTGTGCAACATACTAATCACGCAATCATGCACgcaaatgtatttagtttgtttattttgcaacgTTTGTAGTGGttttacaatattaaacattgcactaaaacagaaaatatcagtATAATTTGTAAAGCCCTATAGTgattttcatgaaaaaaacaacacatacttTTTCAGGTTTCCCTTCTCAAATAAACATATAACGTATAGTCCATTACAGTTGTTACAAGAGAGGAACTAAAATCTTCAGCATCTTCAGGTTTTTCAACATTACAATTGGCACGCTTAAAATATGAGTCGAAATCTTTGTGACATTTTTCAGAAAGTGCAAACTGCTTGCTTCACCTTATTTTGGCTTCTGCGCGACACGTGTGTTTACcgtgtgagagacagagagactgggTTCACGGAGATAATTCTTGGAAGATCACTTggtaaattggtcagattctgcacagaattggcgcagaatgatctccgtgaatgcACCCAATGAATTGTAACCATTAAGTGTGTGCACCGCAGCCCCAATAGAAACTTCTGGCAGTTGAAAAGTGCATATTTCTACAGTTTTGTTGTGAGAACTGCGCAGGTCTGTGCAGAACTTCAGAAACCTGCTCTACAAGAACGCACTCATTAATTTCTGTACTGCCGTTAAAGCGGCATGGGTCATATTTGTTTTTCCACAGCTGTAAAACAAATCCTCAATATTTTTGTTAGGTCGTAAATGGCAGTTTTTCAGTTGGGAATTATGACGGTATGCCCCTTACCTGGAGCACTATGCGTGGACAAACAATGGTTCTAGCttgaaaataaaaaggcttttaaaCCGCTATAGCTGGGTTTTTAGACACCTTATACCACATGCACCCCACCGCCAGGTCCCAGGACTCACCATGCCTGCCATCATCATGTCCTGGTCAGCCTCCGCCTTCTTCTTGGCCAGATCGTCCTCAGCTGCCTTCAGCTGGTCCATCATTTTGTTCACTTCATCATCCAGCTTCATCGTATCAGCAAAGGTTTGCTCTGCATCCGACTTTGTCTTTGCAGCATTCTGAAAACAACAGGCACATCAATTCAGCGCAAGCTCATCAAGGCCGTATGTCAATGTCAATGTACTGTACCATTTGTGTAGTAATCATTGCTTTGATCACACTGTGCCAAAAGGTTTGCAGTGGCAGACTCCAACTGTCTACTTCCACATTAAACCTGAGCTTGACTGAAATTGGAAGATGATTCTGGATCACCAAAGTATGTGACAGAGTATGTATTAAAAACACTTAATAGCACATGATTATtacagtaaccctaaccctaccttcTGCACAGCACTGGCAATCTTCTCAGCctcttctgcctttttttttgccTCCTTGGCGTCTGCCCCAGCATTGCCAAGGGCCGCCTCTGCCTGCTTGGTCTTCTCATTGGCTGCGATGATGGTCGCGTTGATCCCCGGGATCTTCTTCATTGCATCCTCTGCTGCAGTCTTATTGTCATTCACCCGTCTGTCAAAATCTGAGAATTCACATGGCAGGGAGCACATTAGCTCTCACGACCATCACTTGAAATGAATATGTTTTCttctttaacccttagcggtccactTATTCAgagtcaggcgcgtcaggtccaatttattttcacacgcgccgtttaaaaatacacccccccaggtttaaaaggccctgcatagcaaaaggacaaaagccaagccccaccccttgttcgctgtatttttcacatacctctttatagccgtgcatactgataaaccctctcctgatcactcgttttatcaccaaactcctcaataatgagatccaagtcattattttattactatagcatctcagaaagctctgcaaatgtctgtgatattatttgagcgctggatgcggaagcagctatctcctttgtttgtgtccgtgttatctctgtggtgctatgtgtattgctcatatggcctttttttttggcttcatttggctcctatcggtctcactcggccattgaaaggttttctcgtctttttccggagaaaaaacgactagagatatgtgcttgacgtctttttgatgatatcggacagggtTCGACATTGAACAGGAAAGGTAAAactaatgtcggacctggtctgacataggactgcaaagggttaacagagaACATGTCCTCTACTCAATAGTAGCATAAAGGGGCATTGTACCAGATATCTTTCCATATACCATAagctaaaactaaacaaaaacttgTCCATGTAGATGTGGGCTTAGGGAGGATAGAAACTGGTGTCCTTTCGGCTTGCCAGTCCGCTTTCATGCTTTAAAGAATGTATTAGAAACTCAGCATGATTGGTGGACACTGCCGCTTTAGGTACTACAGGTCACAAGTTTACAGAAAGCAGCAGGGGAGCCCTGCTCTTACCATTCAGGTTGGTGAGAATGTCCTGTGCCTCCTGGTAAGTGGCTCTCCCTTTCTTAGCAGCCTCCTCAGCAAGGGCCTTGGCTGCATCTGCTCGAGCAAGCAGCTGGTCTGCGGTCTGCAAAGAGAGGGGTAAAGTGTACTTCTACTGGAAATGggtaagctttaaaaaaaagtcataacaCCCAGTACATATTTATATTGATATGATGAGGATCAGAAATCGATGAGGATAtacagtaacattacagttattAAAAAGCAGACCATAACAAAAAGTGGCGGTGAATGCTGTGTACTGGTGTATTTTGACAGTTTGCGTGGCAcatacctgctgctcagttttCCCTTTGTCCAGAAGCTTTTGAACCTCCACTTCCTTTCCTCGGAGGTCATCTCTCAGGTCTTCATAGTCCTTAGCCTTCCTGTCAATCAGGGAGTCTAGTTCCGCAGCTTCCTTCTTGATCTTGTTTGCCTCATTCTAAAAGTGGGAGGATTGTACAGTTATTAATTGCACTCCTTTCTCACTCATAAGCCATATTTAAAAGACACTAGTCTATACCAGATGTaggcattttaaatagttttaactaCATAAAAAAGATAGCAAATCAGAAGATGGGGGCTTGTGCTACATGTCTTAGCTACACCTGCTAATAAAGAACCCACTGCAAAGAGGATGGGTATGGATTCAATTAGACAGTTAACAGGATACTTACTTCAAGTGCCTTGGTGTCCACTGGTGGCAGGCTGGTCAGGTTGGCATAGATCTGCAATGCTTTGTTTCCAGCTTCCTCTGCCTCAGCATGAACCTTGTTGGCCTGATTCTCTAGGTCTTTGGCAATGCTCTTAGCTTCACTGTACCTGAAAACAAGCCAAACACATTATTCAAACAAAGTTGGACACATGCCAGAAATAAGGTCATTAAATCGCTgaaaaaacacccccccccccccccccccaaaaaaaaatccttcagaTCCGAGCTTTTGACCACACCTTTTGCATTTAACTAATTTATAGTCTGTATTCTACCCTGTGTACAAACATTGCCTCGTTTAAGTTATGTGTCAGGGGTTCATTTAATGTTCAACAGTAAGGCAGAAAGTTCTGTACTTACTTTTTGTTGAGATCATCAATGTCCTTGCTGGTCTGTCCCTCACCAGCCAGTGTCTTCAGTAGCAGATTGTAGGCTTCAGTGGAGGTGTCATTGGCACTCTTAGCTGTCTTTTCAATTTCATCTGCTTCCTTCTTATGCCTGGTTGGAAAATGAAGAGTATGATAAGATCTAGGAGACATGATATCTACCAGCAGGTGTCACCACAGGGCAGTGTTTCAGCATAAAAAACGGAATGAATGGACAGGTTTAACTCTCTTACTTGTCTGCTAGCTTGCGCGCCTCCTCGGCCAAGAGGGTCATATTGTTGGGATCCCCAGAGGAGGTCGGAGGTTTGATGTCCTGTACGAAGCAATAAGAAAAAGGAAATCGATCCGTTTTGGAACAAGTCAGGGCTTTTGATGCGGGGGATAAGTGAACATCAGGTATTGCAAATTAAACACTTACCACTTTCAAGATGGCATCCTTGGCCTTCTCCAGCTCACGACGGGCGTTATCAATCAAGTTCTCTGCTTCCCGCACACGGTCTCGGGACCTGTCTGCCAGGGCTCCTGTGCTCTCCACTGTGCTGTTAATGTTCTGCAGACGGCCATACTGAGTGGTCAGGGTGTTGTTGATTTCACCCAGACGGTCAAGAAGACCTTTATCTACATCTAAATGGGGAAGGTTTTCAAAGGCAAGGTTTAGTgccatattaaaatattaaacacatgcaATGAATACTGATTTTACCATTTACCATTATGAAACAGATACACCTTGGTTACCCTTTTAGTGAATAGGGTTGGGCTATTCCAGTCCAGGTGTTTGTCCCAGTCTTGTCATCAACTTTATTGAACCTATTACACCCAATATATGTTTAATTATACCTATAAAGCTAGGACTGAAATGCCGCAGCCTTCCTTACTGTTTTTCAGATTACTGGCCCCTAGTGACCCCCAGTAGGATCCTCACCCTTGTTGTTCTGAGCATCCTGTAGCAGGTCCATGATGGCTTTCTCAGCGTCCTTGAGCCTAACCTCAAATGCCTTGTCGCTCACCGTCTCCTGGCTGGAGCCAAGGTTTTCAATCAGGTTCTCCAGCTCACGCAGCTTCTGCCTCTGCTGGTTCACCTAGGGGAGTGAAGCTACTTCTAATTCTCTGCTTTTAATAACTAAATACGATCCCGGAAAGCCCAATGGAATTGTGTGCTGTGAAGCCACTTCGCAATCTGGATCTTTTATGAAGGAGAATGACCTGGGTATTCCAGATTGTTTATTTTGAATCACCGATTTGAAACGTGAATGTGAAGATTAAGATTAGTGCATGATATAGCAGGATTGCTGGaattaacacaaatgaaaataagAGACTTAGGTGCATTTCCCCAGGCAATAAAGAATGGCCAAGGTTTCCTGTGCTGAAAGAGACATTCAGAGGGCTTACCTTCTCCTTCACCAGCGAGTAGCAGGCAGGACACTCCTGGCAGCCAGGCCGTGAGCGGTTGTAGAAGTAGTTCTCCTCACACATGTCACAGCGGTTTCCCACAAAGCCTTCCCTGCACTCACAGCGGCCATCCTGTTTGCACTGCAGGGTCCCAGAGCCCTCTGGATCACAGTCACAGGCTGGGGACACAAAATAAGCACAGCCATGAGAATGAAAAAAACATGCAGGCAATGGAATGAGTAACAAAAACTAGAGTTATGCCAGGACAGGGATTTGGATTACATTATTGGTACTTTGCCACTCATTTGTTAAGTGGCTATGACTGGGATGTAAACTGGCAACAGATCGCAGCCCTGCCCACCACATTCTTTATAGCTTCAAGCAGTCACATCAGTGTGGAAATTATCACAGAGGCTTTCATGCAAGTGAAAAGGGCAGAGCAGGAGCCGAATGGTAAAAATTACAAGTTTCTTACGTTTGCATCCTTCCGGTCCGAAGCCAAAGTGGTTGACCTCACATCTCTCACATTGCTGACCAGTGATCCCAGGCTGGCACTCACACTGACCACTGTGGATATCACACTGACCGTTCGTGGAGCCAATGGCATTACAATCACATCTGCGGGGTCAGCATTGAAGACACAGGTCAATTGACACAACATCTGAACCATGTAAACACAAACATATTGcctaaataaaattttaaaaagttataaaatacagaaatgttttcaaaaactaaaatttaaaatgttgacatttgcAAAATTTACtagaatgcagtttatttttttagactAATTGGTAATGTATTAATACATTTGAGCCATGAATGCTCTGTGAAACTAGAATTATTTAAAAGTAACATACATTGGAGAGTAGTCCTTTTATAGTAGTCCTTATAAAAGAACAATATTTACTGTATGGGTAAATACTCTTAGGGGGGATGCCAACAGCAGTAAATGGCTTTCACACTGTGGAATAGTGGACTGACAGCATAACAAACCAAAAGACGCAGTTTAGGTGCTGGTTTCCTTGCTTACCGTTCACAGCCCTGTCTGCTGAGCAGGTTGTAGAAACCGGGTTGGCAGGCACCACAGTCTCGGTTGGTGACGTGAGGCAGACATTCGCACTGGCCAGTGACCTGGGAGCAGGTGGTCTGTCTGTCCACAGTGCCGTATGGAGAGCAGCTACACGCTGAGGTGAGAGAGAAGATCCTGTAGTCAGCTAGGACATACTAAAAGCACTATACCTCATTACCCGATATCACTTCACACAGTATTCTGCAAACACAGTAAGCGGTCCTATGCACATTTACATGTTATCATCAACGAAGTAGCTACCAGCATGTTTTGCCTTTGGAGGGGATTCGCTAGATCTGGCCAAAatgtgaaatgaaaagaaaaaggccCTCACGTTTGCACTTGTCGGCAGTGTCGGTGTTCAGTGCGTTGCCAAAGAAGCCGTCATTGCAGCGGTCGCAGTAGAAGCCGGCTGTGTTGTAGGTGCACTTCAGGCACTCCCCAGTCTGCCGGTCACAGTTGCCCACAGCGTTGGGGTCAATGTTGTTGTTGCACTGGCATGCTCTACAGGCTCGGATAGGGCCATTCTCACCCAAGGGGTCCCCAAAGTAGCCATCGTCACACAGCTCACATCGCTTGCCTGCAGAAGACAAGTGGGAAATTGTGGGATATACTGTCAGCTAGTGTTTTTAACACCATCACATACCATAACTGTATCTTGGTACACTGTACATAATACAACGTGCTTAAAGAAACCAAGAAAACAACATTGCaatacttttatattaaaatgcaagtCGTGTTTTATTATCTACAGTCGGCAGCGAATTCTATGACGTGGCATCTCACCTGTGGTGCCAGTGGGGCAGTTGGTACACACAACCTCTCTTGTCTTTGGGACGACTGCACAGCTGGATCTGCCCGGGCAGGGACAGGGCTTGCAATCTGTAGGGTTCCCAGTGGTTGAGTCTCCATAGTAACCATCCTCGCATCGCTCGCAGTTGAGGCCATCTGTATGATCTCTGCAGTAGCAATTGCCTTAAAACAGGAACACAAAGAAGCAGCACACATTCAGGAACCGATTGCAATGATCTGAAAGTGATCCAAATGTAAAATCAGAAAAGGATGCCTCAAAGAGGCAGTGTAAATAGCAGTCTAATTTCATAATATATGctactattacaaaaaaaaaaaaaaaaaaacacacaaactgatCTTCTAATACATCATCTTCCCCTTGTTATACATTACAGCAAGGCTACGGTTGTATGGTTTTGGAACACCAAGATACAAGAGGAATTTGTATGCATTATTCATCACTGCAATGCAT
Coding sequences within it:
- the LOC121326663 gene encoding laminin subunit gamma-1-like, translating into MHWLTRIVSALTCLAACSYGAMDECVDDSNRPQRCMPEFVNAAFNVTVVATNTCGQPQEEYCVQTGVTGVTKSCHVCDARDPRLHHSAVYLTDYNNQADTTWWQSQTMIAGVQYPNSINLTLHLGKAFDITYVRLKFHTSRPESFAIYKRTSEDGPWVPYQYYSGSCEKTYQKLNRGFIRTGEDEQQALCTDEFSDISPLTGGNVAFSTLEGRPSAYNFDSSPILQDWVTATDIRVTLNRLNTFGDEVFNDPKVLKSYYYAISDFAVGGRCKCNGHASECLKNEYEKMVCNCKHNTFGVDCEKCLPFFNDRPWRRATAENPNECLPCNCNDKSRECYYDSELYRATGHGGHCLNCDDNTDGPNCERCRDNYYRLGANGRCLPCICNPVGSLSTQCDNYGRCSCKPGVIGDKCDRCQSGYHSLTEAGCRPCQCNPAGSTQECDVQTGRCQCKENVEGFNCDRCKLGYFHLDPVNPRGCTACFCFTHSAVCDSGDGYSINTITATFDRDAEGWRGEQRDGTEALVQWSPNSREISLISEDYFPIYFVAPEKFLGNQMLSYGQNISFSFRVDRRDTRLSAEDVVLEGAGLRVAVPLIAQGNAYPSENKQTYVFRLHDATDYPWRPSLSHADFQKLLHNLTAVKIRGTYSEKSAGYLDDVTLTTARHGPGTPARWVEKCTCPTGYLGQFCEQCAPGYKRANPSLGSFSSCEPCNCHGHSDTCDPESGNCYCRDHTDGLNCERCEDGYYGDSTTGNPTDCKPCPCPGRSSCAVVPKTREVVCTNCPTGTTGKRCELCDDGYFGDPLGENGPIRACRACQCNNNIDPNAVGNCDRQTGECLKCTYNTAGFYCDRCNDGFFGNALNTDTADKCKPCSCSPYGTVDRQTTCSQVTGQCECLPHVTNRDCGACQPGFYNLLSRQGCERCDCNAIGSTNGQCDIHSGQCECQPGITGQQCERCEVNHFGFGPEGCKPCDCDPEGSGTLQCKQDGRCECREGFVGNRCDMCEENYFYNRSRPGCQECPACYSLVKEKVNQQRQKLRELENLIENLGSSQETVSDKAFEVRLKDAEKAIMDLLQDAQNNKDVDKGLLDRLGEINNTLTTQYGRLQNINSTVESTGALADRSRDRVREAENLIDNARRELEKAKDAILKVDIKPPTSSGDPNNMTLLAEEARKLADKHKKEADEIEKTAKSANDTSTEAYNLLLKTLAGEGQTSKDIDDLNKKYSEAKSIAKDLENQANKVHAEAEEAGNKALQIYANLTSLPPVDTKALENEANKIKKEAAELDSLIDRKAKDYEDLRDDLRGKEVEVQKLLDKGKTEQQTADQLLARADAAKALAEEAAKKGRATYQEAQDILTNLNDFDRRVNDNKTAAEDAMKKIPGINATIIAANEKTKQAEAALGNAGADAKEAKKKAEEAEKIASAVQKNAAKTKSDAEQTFADTMKLDDEVNKMMDQLKAAEDDLAKKKAEADQDMMMAGMASQAAQEAEDNARKAKNAVKNVLGTISNLLGQLGDVDNVDLNKLKEIEESLAKAKNQMKDNELDRKLAELNTAAKQQEDMIKDYDRQIGEIRADIDNLEDIKNTLPSGCFNTPSIETP